The Chryseobacterium nakagawai genome has a segment encoding these proteins:
- a CDS encoding DUF2931 family protein codes for MDDKKMAFHVEISQPDNKYEITPVFDKIKTLEGNRAGLPYGSSSGRWGDSGSTWTEQYRTPIGADITYYSRYENLYYHLDVGFPMDVIKDYMERAYSRVENQKGETQEYKRLGRGFESGGGKAYDSFSTLVFGFAPKGMVVVWLNFGNTRIELGRYQAQPVTDPVEIAKAKEKYMAMYRISPERYEEAKNELFIPDTSPKEWDDYRQRYHWRPVVTSTNPKFRLFEVLNYTYNGEKEGALRPWVLDMPYKERAIPQEVVFFWETGKEKPEQLNARAFFNWEKTNEAFKQAGNKIDMQVKIAADNSSIEILLNGKPLETDSIRIYQWSGDYKESYR; via the coding sequence ATGGATGATAAAAAAATGGCTTTCCATGTGGAAATATCGCAGCCTGATAATAAATATGAAATCACCCCTGTATTTGATAAAATAAAAACATTGGAAGGAAATCGTGCAGGCTTGCCTTATGGGAGCTCATCGGGAAGATGGGGTGATTCAGGCTCAACTTGGACAGAACAATATAGAACTCCTATTGGAGCAGATATTACTTACTATTCCAGATATGAAAATCTCTATTATCATTTGGATGTAGGCTTTCCGATGGATGTTATAAAAGATTATATGGAACGAGCCTATTCCAGAGTAGAGAATCAGAAAGGAGAAACTCAGGAATATAAAAGATTAGGGAGAGGCTTTGAATCTGGAGGAGGAAAGGCTTATGATAGCTTTTCTACATTGGTTTTTGGTTTTGCTCCTAAAGGGATGGTCGTTGTATGGCTTAATTTTGGAAATACCCGTATTGAACTGGGGCGTTACCAGGCACAGCCTGTTACAGATCCTGTAGAAATTGCCAAAGCAAAAGAAAAATACATGGCAATGTACCGTATAAGTCCGGAACGTTACGAAGAAGCCAAGAATGAATTATTTATTCCTGATACCAGTCCCAAAGAATGGGACGATTACAGACAGCGTTATCATTGGCGTCCGGTGGTAACTTCTACAAATCCTAAATTCAGATTGTTTGAAGTACTCAATTATACTTATAATGGTGAAAAAGAAGGAGCATTGAGACCATGGGTTTTAGATATGCCTTACAAAGAAAGAGCAATTCCACAGGAAGTGGTCTTCTTCTGGGAAACGGGAAAAGAAAAACCGGAACAGCTGAATGCTCGCGCTTTTTTCAACTGGGAAAAGACTAACGAAGCATTTAAACAGGCGGGCAACAAAATTGATATGCAGGTAAAAATTGCAGCAGACAATAGTTCTATTGAAATTTTACTCAATGGTAAACCTTTAGAAACAGACAGTATTCGTATTTACCAGTGGTCGGGCGATTATAAGGAAAGCTATAGGTAA
- a CDS encoding DUF2931 family protein, whose translation MNDKKMAFHVEISQPDNKYEVTPVFDKIKTLEGNHAGLPYGSSSGNWGDSGKSWTEQYGTPIGADITYYSRYENLYYHLDVDFPMDTIKDYMERAYSIWDDLKGETQEYKRLGRGYRASNGINSYDSFSTLVFGFAPKGMVVVWLNFGNTRIELGRYQAQPVTDPTEIAKAKEKYMAMYRISPERYEEAKNELFIPDASPKEWDDYRQRYHWRPVVTSTNPKFRLFEVLNYTYNGEKEGALRPWVLNMPYKERAIPQEMVFTWETGKEKQEQRNARAFFNWEQTNEAFKQAGNKIDMQVKIAADNSSIEILLNGKPLETDSIRIYQWSGDYKESYK comes from the coding sequence ATGAATGATAAAAAAATGGCTTTCCATGTGGAAATATCGCAGCCTGATAATAAATACGAAGTTACTCCCGTATTCGATAAAATAAAAACCTTGGAAGGAAATCATGCAGGCTTGCCTTATGGGAGCTCATCGGGAAACTGGGGCGATTCAGGAAAATCATGGACAGAACAATACGGAACGCCTATTGGAGCAGATATTACCTATTATTCCAGATACGAAAATCTCTATTATCATTTGGATGTAGACTTTCCGATGGATACTATAAAGGATTATATGGAACGAGCCTATTCCATTTGGGACGACTTGAAAGGTGAAACTCAGGAATATAAAAGGTTAGGAAGAGGATATCGTGCTTCTAATGGAATTAACTCTTACGACAGTTTTTCTACATTGGTTTTCGGTTTTGCTCCTAAAGGGATGGTCGTTGTATGGCTTAATTTTGGAAATACCCGTATTGAACTGGGGCGTTACCAGGCACAGCCTGTTACAGATCCAACAGAAATTGCCAAAGCAAAAGAAAAATACATGGCAATGTACCGCATAAGTCCGGAACGTTACGAAGAAGCCAAGAATGAATTATTTATTCCTGATGCCAGTCCCAAAGAATGGGATGATTACAGACAACGTTACCATTGGCGACCGGTGGTAACTTCTACAAATCCTAAATTCAGATTGTTTGAAGTACTCAATTATACTTATAATGGGGAGAAAGAAGGGGCATTAAGACCATGGGTTTTAAACATGCCATACAAAGAAAGAGCGATTCCTCAGGAAATGGTATTTACATGGGAGACCGGAAAAGAAAAGCAGGAACAGCGAAACGCACGAGCTTTTTTCAATTGGGAACAGACTAACGAAGCGTTTAAACAGGCAGGCAACAAAATTGATATGCAGGTAAAAATTGCAGCAGACAATAGTTCTATTGAAATTTTACTCAATGGTAAACCTTTAGAAACAGACAGTATTCGTATTTACCAATGGTCAGGGGATTATAAGGAAAGTTATAAATAA
- a CDS encoding phospholipase effector Tle1 domain-containing protein: MSIEYIVEGKIKTQVKGDYLLFSKENITHNSENSLEQSGKESGVSYNKAKTVHPNDKPVNLLEVRLNLFFDGTQNNKTNTDLGKDYEKSNHDDDSYTNDYSNVAKGFDAIDPNAEHQYGIYIEGIGTKDGESEMHLWGNVPNRGILFGTNGRGVKAKVTKGCVEAGKKLAKYTQKDIHLKVNVFGFSRGATAARHFLHIATNPATVLKGSRNKGMAVPPHPAEGGLIEVSQDDQLILNHGYFGACLIVNKVIPKKITFNFAGLYDTVASYGLDHRPKNIGDITIIPGDTEQLGLKAVKKSYFTLQIAADNEYRDNFDLTNIDSAEAAGLQFTLPGVHSDIGGCYVNQAEEKVELYEERENEGRRCEQFRKILIEEGWYTPEEIVVKKIISAYKYGVNTKYILVGTRRPFNTYDKVSLNTMFFYSRQEQFGVKYKTNGINDNQIADPFLIEIHNQLRNYMNACSTLRNTYVEEFNKSHSSGDYLEKLKAIHYEDFVDLDQLKILRNKYLHWSASATKMGYGPRVGKITNAKERTRNIQDG; the protein is encoded by the coding sequence ATGAGTATAGAATATATAGTAGAAGGGAAGATAAAAACTCAGGTAAAAGGAGATTATCTGCTATTTTCTAAGGAAAATATCACCCACAATAGCGAAAACTCTCTGGAACAATCCGGGAAAGAATCCGGAGTTAGCTATAATAAAGCCAAAACGGTACATCCTAATGATAAGCCCGTTAACTTATTGGAGGTAAGACTCAATCTTTTTTTTGATGGGACGCAAAACAACAAGACCAATACCGATCTTGGAAAAGATTATGAGAAATCTAATCACGATGATGACAGCTATACCAATGATTATTCTAATGTAGCCAAGGGGTTTGATGCTATAGATCCCAACGCTGAACATCAATATGGAATATATATAGAAGGAATTGGAACCAAAGATGGGGAAAGTGAAATGCATTTATGGGGGAACGTTCCAAATAGAGGAATTTTATTTGGTACTAACGGACGTGGGGTAAAGGCAAAAGTAACCAAAGGATGTGTAGAAGCAGGAAAGAAACTGGCAAAATATACCCAGAAAGACATTCATCTGAAAGTAAACGTGTTTGGCTTTAGCCGTGGGGCGACCGCAGCAAGGCATTTTCTGCACATTGCAACTAATCCGGCTACCGTTCTAAAAGGATCAAGGAATAAAGGAATGGCTGTTCCCCCACACCCGGCTGAAGGAGGGTTAATAGAAGTCAGTCAGGATGATCAGCTTATCCTTAATCATGGGTATTTTGGAGCCTGTCTGATTGTCAATAAGGTAATTCCTAAAAAAATAACATTCAACTTTGCCGGGCTATATGATACGGTAGCGTCCTACGGGCTGGATCACCGTCCAAAGAACATAGGAGATATTACTATAATTCCTGGGGATACTGAACAACTTGGGCTGAAGGCTGTGAAAAAATCCTATTTCACTCTGCAGATTGCTGCTGATAACGAATACCGTGATAATTTTGATTTAACGAACATTGACAGTGCAGAAGCCGCGGGATTACAATTTACACTCCCCGGTGTACATTCTGATATCGGAGGATGCTATGTGAATCAGGCTGAAGAGAAAGTAGAATTGTATGAAGAAAGAGAAAATGAAGGCAGAAGATGTGAACAATTTAGAAAAATACTGATAGAAGAAGGCTGGTATACTCCGGAAGAAATTGTAGTGAAAAAAATTATCTCGGCTTATAAATATGGAGTTAATACCAAATATATATTGGTAGGAACGAGAAGACCTTTTAATACCTATGATAAAGTCTCTCTTAATACAATGTTTTTTTACTCAAGACAAGAGCAATTTGGGGTGAAGTATAAGACAAATGGAATAAATGATAATCAAATAGCAGATCCTTTCCTAATTGAAATACATAATCAGTTAAGAAATTATATGAATGCTTGTAGTACATTACGAAATACTTATGTAGAAGAATTCAATAAAAGTCACTCATCAGGAGATTATCTTGAGAAATTAAAAGCTATACATTATGAAGATTTTGTAGATTTAGATCAGCTTAAAATATTGAGAAATAAATACCTTCACTGGTCTGCCAGTGCTACTAAAATGGGATATGGGCCAAGAGTAGGAAAAATAACTAATGCTAAAGAGCGTACAAGAAATATACAAGATGGATAA